The genomic interval CTTTTAGAAATTTATTTCCTGGAGGAAAAGGGATTTATATGaaaagaaatattataataaaaattatttttttatttgagatgtccttattttcattttttgcgACAgtgaaaaaaatgctcataatacATAAAATACTTGGTATTTTTTAGGACAGGGAcacttatttgtttttttcttacgagaaaaaatgctcaaaaattaagaaatgcaaaaaaaaagaaatttggtaTATATTTGACTAAGaaacctgttttttttttaatggaaaatgAGTAGCATTTTTGTGCTTAATACCAAAgtgtaattgaattaaatttgTGGGTGccttcttatatttaattgaataattatcaATGGGACAACATTTTGTTTCTTAGCAACTCCAATAAAAACAACTTTAAGTGTTTGTAAATTTTGTTGTTGAGTTTCCTcagttgttatttatgtaaataaccTTTAGATATCATTAATAGCACAATTAAATCTTTCAGTTTATTGCTCATTTTTTCTTAACTGTCAAGTATGGTATCAACTCTACAAATTTCTATATGTGAGATAGTTGGTGGAGTGAATAAGCAAATCAGCACTACTCAATTGACATTTGCAATTAAAATAGTTGAACGATTTAAACTGTAGCAGAAAATATTCACTGACAAAATGTGTGGTCTGTATGATGACTTGATTGTCTTGATCTAATTATGTTTTGTAAGGAGGAATTGTGTCAGGTATTTCAAGGGGCGAATAGGCCTTGATTTAAATGTTATCATGAAAAAATCAATATTGAACTTATTAACAAGCATACCAGATAAAAGTATTGATGTGTACCAACAAAACTGTATGAAAACTTCAGTTTAGTCATAATGGTGGATAGGGCAAAACAGGGTGTATAAAGTAAAATACCTTTGAACATATTAAGCATATCAGGGATGGGATAATctcatttacattataaagatttAATACTGTGAATTATTGTATAAACATAATAAGAGAGATCAAACAAAGTATGGATTAGTTCATACAAGGCCTTAATACATTATAATATTGTCTGCATTTGCGTTTTCTTGCAGGCTATACTGGGGTTTTAATGTTTATCGCCTCTTAAAATTCAACAACAAGAAAATGCAATGTGTTGTATTTGAGACAGAATATTATTCTGTTTATTGAGGTATTGGTTTCAATTAGCAAGCActtatatttaatacaatactCTACCTTTgatgtgtattttaattttattttactggTAGTTTATCATGCCTTTATATTGTTCAAATGTTTCCTGAATTAATGCAAGgcatgttaattttgtaaagaaTAAAGAAATGGTTGTAGCAAAAATGACTTCTTAATACCAAAGTATGTGATTgtattttttgtcattattttggCAATTCTAATTTTGTTTTGCCTATTGataatacataatttaaagtACAATAGTATAGTTTAAGTATttctgttttatttacatttaaatggaAAAGGTTCACAATTGCCATCTTACCAGTAACCAGTTCAAAAATGCCAACCAAGATGAAGACAGcctttttcttaaaacaaaagaaCAGTAGCAAGGCAGCTACCGATATCAACATCAGCAGCGCTGCAACACCCACGAAAAATGAGGTTGCTTTGTACGAGTCATTCAGCAAGGAATTGAAGTCTGTGAACGATCCACTGCAGTCGTAGCGCATGGCGAGGTTGTTAGGATAGCACCACTTGTAGACACCATGGTGACCGTATCCAGGGCTCTCTGGAGTGTCCCCTATCCACTGGGGCTGTATGAACACCACCACATTGAATACAGCCCAGATTATGGTGAGTATTGCCCATAGCACACACACAGCTCTGTACTCACGAATGTAACGAAAATGGTAGATTCTCACTGTGTCAGGATTGTACTGCGGCTCCATGTTGGCACTCAAAACCCTTTAAAGGGCACTTAATCCAATGAAAGTTCACCAAGAGGGGCTCCAAGTCCCTTTTTAAATAACACAACACAGGGTGAGGCCAAACAAAACTTCAACAGTCAGACATGTATGGAGATCTGCTACGCTTGAAGAGAAAGCTATAAATAGTCAGCCTATCTGCCTCCAAACTGGTCAAACAAGTTTCTGGTTGTGACAGTCACTCAGGCATGGCACAGGTAGACTTAGCTATAATTAGACAGTGTGACTGGCTTTAATTGGTATATTTAGATTTGGATTTTCCTATATTCATTCACTGGAGCAGAAAAGTGCGGGAAATTGTATGCATAGTGTGTGAGTGGGCGTTTTATGTGTATACAGGTAATTTTGAACAGTGCATGAAATTATATTGGgcatttttgtattatgtatatggtATAAAGAAGAGcatttgttgattttgaaaaGCGACTGGTATACCGTTCTTTAAATTATTAGGAACAAATTAGAAATATAACACCTTATGAACCAGTAATTAACGTTAaagttaataatttttaaaaaatttaaagggacctgttcaggTTTCGTGAACTtgaaaaaatggaaaaaatgtttcagatttgcaaatttgtgttatagttatgatatttgcgaggatacagtaacactgaacatttaccatgctctaaagtaTCCATTATGAATTGactttttgacaatttaaaaacctagttgaaaattataaaacgttacaAATGTGAAACGAGTGAATAATTTGCATAGTTCTGTTGTTATCCTTattttttgtgacattttaatatgtagattgcttatataatgtataaaatacacccAGTGGTTTGAGTGCTAGACTCGCtaatggtcagtggttcgaacccagttatgggttacttttttacttttttttttacttttcgtTGTAattttttaattcttgtttttttactggagctatttagttccaatcttaacatttatcaaatttaaagcattttacaaacttaaatacattccaaaaatctgtgaaaaggtccctttaagaagtTATATATTGGTGGAGTGTGGATTACTTATTTTCTCTTTTTCTCACTGCTCCAAAGACAGTATTTATAGATACCTCATGTATGAGTAGGAGGACCTCGTGTGTGAGTAGGAggacaatttttgttttgaagttattTCATTAGGGGAAATAACCTTATCATAATATGTTTTCTTCTGAAGTGATTGTATGATGGTACTTTCCCTTACTTTCTAAATATTTTGCTTCATTAAAAAAAGTGAACATTATGTTCTAGCATTTTATAGACTCAATTGttacaatttataaataagtTCTAATTATGTGTAAGAACTGTTTCATAAAAAACTGTTAAAGATATTTTAACATTGAAATGTaaaattatttggaaaataaGTGAAGGCATGGTCTTATTCATTCTCAAATATAACTAACTTGTCAAAAGGTTGGAAAagtttatttaaatcaatattatttagggttgttacaaaaaaaattatGTGCACAATACCAAACATATAAGGTCCTTCAAAAAGATTAAGTGAATTACATTTAGTGAAGTATGTTCATTGAGAACTATTCCAGTCATGGGCCtgaatctttatttaaaaatcttTGTCTGGACAGGCATATTCATGTGTTGTACTTTTAATTAAAGTCATTTTAATTCATTTAGGTGGAAGGCAAAGTCGCCAGTCTTAAAAACACTaagtaataaattaaaattgtttatgaaattagttatcagatatctatatttaagCTGCAGCTTTAAACTTTGCAATCCTTAAAGCTAATAtttaaggtatttatttgtatctGAATTCTAAGAGAAATCTTTGTTAGAATATTAATGgttttgataaatattaaagTAACAATCTGCCATATAATAACCTGTAAATTAAAGTCAATGGTGGATATAAAGATAATCTACATCTTATTTTACACTTcggaaatgaaaataaaatgataagGTTTTAAAAAGCACAAATGTTCATGCTTTTGGTCATAAATATGCATAAatgagttacttccctttgaCAGTATGTAAGGTATGTTGCAAAtagtataaaatatttttatgcccccggatcgaatgatcgggtgaatattgcttttggcctgtctgtctgtctgtcattccgtcattatgtcactctgtcattctgtacCTTTACcttatagtaaagttttgcaataacttttgaaatattgaacatagcaacttgatatttggcatgcatgtgtatctcatggagctgcacattttgagtggtgaaaggtcaaggtcatccttcaaggtaaaagatcaaaacaaaaatcaaagtggctccttagggggcattgtgtttctgacaaacacatctcttgtttgatatATAAATGGTATCTTTAAGGGGTTTGCTTCCAGATTTTTATTTGTCATGTGTCATTTTTGTTGAACACAAACAAACGTTTTCATCTTGAATGATgtgaacaaaatatatcaaaaacATAAAGAATTTTTTTACTCCAACCAAAGTTAAAACCTGGGACCTGTAATGTTAAAAGACTACTTTTTATGCCtcccttctaagaagagggggtatattgttttgcacatgtcggtccgtctgtatgtccgtccaccagataatTAGGCCTAAGAaaaacccgaaatagtaaaatggtttccagatgataactcaagaatgcttacgcctaggatcatgaaacttcataagtacattgatcatgactcgcagatgacccctattgattttcaggtcactaggtcaaaggtcacagtgccaaaaaacgtattcacacaatggctgccactacaactgacagcccatatgtgggggcatgcatgttttacaaacagcccttgttttaccaCTGTTCCATATACATTTGTTCTTATAAATTGCTGCAGATTTTTGCACCTTGCAAGTTGTGAGCAGTTTTCGGATAATAAactcatatttatttttacagaagATTACATCTCTGTTCTTGTAAAAGAGCCTCGTTTGACCCTACACAGTCTTATAGTGGAATTTGTTTGTTTGAAGAAcctctcttctaaacaaaaatgtaGTTTAGGGGGAAAgcatcatccctgattagcctttgcagactgcacaggctaattgagGACGTTAATTttggaacatgcattaagcccagttttccttgaGAGAGATTAATTTCTATCTCTGTGGTGTTAGTACACATTTGAATCAGTGAAATAAATTCACAAATCTGCAAATCTCTTATCTGTGAACAGCTGTGAGTAGGACTCATTTAAGGAAATTATTCACAGATTGTCTACAATTTTCACACTTCTTGCCATATATTCACAGAAGAAAAGAATACTGTGTATGAGGTGGCAAATtaacaataattaattttttttaggttTTTCAGTATTTTTCCTAAAATTTTGTGACAACATGTAGACCACTTACATGAAATATAAAATGCATTCCAAATGATGAAATTCAGATGGAAGATATGTTAAGTTGATAGACTAAGCTGAAAAGGACACCGGTTGGAgacaaaatagtttgttttttctgaaattcaattttaatttttataccTAAGCTATTTAGTTCTCATGTGTAAATCTTGAAATCACAGGCATTTAAGACGCTTTTTgaaacataccaaaatctgtgaaaaagtccctttaatttaacattaaaatgcttataaaacattaaatggCACAATTTGAGAGGGGGTGTATTAAGTGCCAAATGTGTTCCCATACAGCTTATACGAATAAATATGGGAACGTTGGTGGCAAAACAAGCAAGAAAATGATGTTTGTCTGAGGgattgaatataatttaaaaacaagagcaccgccttgcgagtgcagaccgctcatctattttctttttaaaggtgaagggactctcattttcaatcacaaaggagggaggggtggagtgaagaggggtgtatagtgtgggggtgtggacatttattacattatcttccaaaaatgcgggaaaaaaaatgaaaaaaaaaaattcaggtggggggtgggggggggggtggggtcgtcggggggtaaagtgtgagggtgtggtggtcatttgtgagatgatcttaaaaaaaaaacacataaggggggggattcgggggggggggggggggggggttggaagggcacgggggatggttaagaagttatggcaattttagcaatatttaataatttgaccttgagagtcaaggtcattcaaaggtcaaggtaaaattcaacttgccaggtacagtaacctcatgataacatgaaagtatttgaagtttgaaagcaatagccttgatactttagaagttaagtggatagaaacacaaaatttaaccatatattcaaagtaactaagtcaaaaaagggccataattccgtaaaaatgacaaccagagttatgcaacttgtccttttactgtacccttatgatagtttgcgagtgttccaagtatgaaagcaatatctatgatactttaggggtcaagtggaccaaaacacaaaacttaaccaaattttcaattttctaagtataaagggcccataattccgtccaaatgccagtcagagttacataactttgcctgcacagtccccgtgtgatagttaataagtgttgcaagtatgaaagcaatagctttgatactgtaggaataaagtggacctaaacacaaaacttaaccaaattttcaatattctaagtataaaaagggcacataattctgtcaacttgccagtcagagttacattactttgcctgcacaatccccttatgatagttagtaagtgttgcaagtatgagcgcaatagctttgatacgtaaggaataaaatggacctaaacacaaaactttaccaaaattttcaattt from Dreissena polymorpha isolate Duluth1 chromosome 1, UMN_Dpol_1.0, whole genome shotgun sequence carries:
- the LOC127878951 gene encoding LHFPL tetraspan subfamily member 3 protein-like isoform X2, translating into MEPQYNPDTVRIYHFRYIREYRAVCVLWAILTIIWAVFNVVVFIQPQWIGDTPESPGYGHHGVYKWCYPNNLAMRYDCSGSFTDFNSLLNDSYKATSFFVGVAALLMLISVAALLLFFCFKKKAVFILVGIFELVTAIFLFLGCVIYPSGWENDELEKICGPDSGKYRMGDCNIRWAYILAIIGIFDAAILAVLAFFLASKRAKIEMYTNSGAVTKSELNGFNSDAMSKRSMPIQPAVVAVPVVHPDGRDYSEYSQVQRRPGSQSNFNL